A single genomic interval of Arachis duranensis cultivar V14167 chromosome 7, aradu.V14167.gnm2.J7QH, whole genome shotgun sequence harbors:
- the LOC107458887 gene encoding non-specific lipid-transfer protein 8, with translation MESVAATCVLMILVTSVTNSEATISSCSDVIKNLKPCVNYLMSGSGKPPGPCCSGVKALAAAAATSADKKTACNCIKSTSKSLNINSQLAQALPGNCGISLPISVSPNADCSKVG, from the exons ATGGAATCAGTTGCTGCTACATGTGTTCTTATGATTTTAGTGACCTCAGTAACTAATTCTGAGGCTACAATTTCATCATGCAGTGATGTGATTAAGAACCTAAAGCCTTGTGTGAATTACTTGATGAGTGGAAGTGGTAAACCACCAGGACCATGTTGCTCTGGCGTTAAAGCTCTTGCAGCTGCTGCAGCAACCTCTGCTGATAAGAAAACTGCATGCAACTGCATCAAATCCACTTCCAAGAGTCTCAACATTAATTCACAACTGGCTCAGGCTCTCCCTGGAAACTGTGGAATATCACTTCCCATCTCTGTTTCCCCCAATGCTGATTGCTCCAA GGTTGGTTGA